The following are from one region of the Carcharodon carcharias isolate sCarCar2 chromosome 27, sCarCar2.pri, whole genome shotgun sequence genome:
- the LOC121270194 gene encoding zinc finger protein 229-like has translation MEKPWNCGDCGKGFNFPYQLETHRRSHTGERPFTCSECGKGFTHSSSLQTHQRVHTGERPFTCSVCGKGFTSSSHLQTHKRVHTGERPFTCSECGKGFSDSSNLLMHQRVHTGERRFTCSDCGKSFTQLSHLQSHQRVHTRERPFTCSECGKGFSDSSNLLRHQRVHTGEKPFTCSKCGKGFTDSSNLLMHQRVHSGERPFTCSTCGKGFSDSSNLLMHQRIHTGERPFTCSTCGKGYSRSSHLLMHQRIHTGERPFTCSDCGKGFSDSSHLLTHQRVHTGERPFTCSECGKRFPDSSNLQKHQRVHTGERPFTCSECEKGFTQLSHLLTHQRIHTGERPFSCYECGKRFSNSSNLRTHQRVHTGERPFTCSECGKAFTRSSQLMRHQGVHK, from the coding sequence atggagaaaccatggaattGTGGGGACTGTGGAAAAGGATTCAACTTCCCATATCAActggaaactcatcgacgcagtcacactggggagaggccatttacctgctccgagtgtgggaagggattcactcattcatcctcccttcagacacaccagcgagttcacaccggagagaggccattcacctgctccgtgtgtgggaagggattcactagtTCATCCCACCTACAGACGCataagcgagttcacactggggagaggccgtttacttgctctgagtgtggaaagggattcagtgattcatccaacctgctAATGCACCAGCGAgtccacactggggagaggcgattcacctgctctgactgtgggaagagtttcactcagttatcccatctGCAgtcacatcagcgagttcacaccagggagagaccatttacctgctctgagtgtgggaagggattcagtgattcatcaaacctgctgaggcatcagcgagttcacactggggagaaaccgttcacctgctccaagtgtgggaaggggttcactGATTCATCTAACCTTCTgatgcaccagcgagttcacagtggggagagaccattcacctgctctacatgtgggaagggattcagtgattcatccaacctgctgatgcACCAAcgaattcacactggagagagaccgttcacctgctctacATGTGGGAAGGGATATAgtcggtcatcccacctgctgatgcaccagcgaattcacaccggggagaggccgttcacctgctccgactgtgggaagggattcagtgattcatcccaTCTGCTaacacatcagcgagttcacactggggagagaccgttcacctgctccgagtgcggGAAGAGATTCcctgattcatccaatctgcagaaacaccagcgagttcacaccggggagaggccgttcacctgctctgagtgtgagaagggattcactcagttatcccacctgctgacacaccagcgtattcacaccggggagaggccgttcagctgctatgagtgtgggaagagattcagtaATTCATCCAACCTGCGGACACACCAGagggttcacaccggggagaggccattcacctgctcagaATGTGGAAAGGCATTTACTCGGTCATCACAGCTGATGCGACACCAGGgagttcacaagtga